In one window of Geotrypetes seraphini chromosome 3, aGeoSer1.1, whole genome shotgun sequence DNA:
- the LOC117357279 gene encoding 40S ribosomal protein S18-like translates to MVLYPGPRADYRNYQEPATLSLVVPKKFQLILHVLNTNIDGRKITFAITAIKSVGRRYTHVVLRKADIDLSKRAGELTEDEVERVVTIMQNPCQYKIPDWFLNRQKDIKDGKYNQVLANSLDKLHEDLEWLKICAHKIHLPSD, encoded by the coding sequence gGCCGAGGGCAGACTACAGGAACTACCAAGAGCCAGCGACTCTGTCTCTCGTAGTTCCCAAGAAGTTCCAGCTTATTCTCCATGTGCTCAACACCAATATTGATGGAAGGAAAATCACCTTTGCTATTACCGCCATCAAGAGTGTGGGCAGACGTTACACACATGTGGTGCTCAGAAAGGCTGATATTGACCTGAGCAAACGAGCAGGAGAGCTTACAGAAGATGAGGTGGAGCGAGTTGTTACCATTATGCAAAATCCTTGTCAATATAAGATCCCAGACTGGTTCCTGAACAGACAGAAAGACATCAAGGATGGCAAATACAACCAGGTTTTAGCTAACAGTCTTGACAAGCTCCATGAAGACTTGGAATGGCTGAAGATCTGTGCTCacaagattcacctaccttcagat